In the genome of Oscarella lobularis chromosome 1, ooOscLobu1.1, whole genome shotgun sequence, one region contains:
- the LOC136197133 gene encoding putative transferase CAF17 homolog, mitochondrial — protein MFPLRRSFIRLRGPAAAVVRGCELTKLSSRAVVRVTGPDSASLLQGLITNDIHVSSSPFYAHFLNVQGRILYDALVYRSAAAEAEAAYWIESDATVRDELVKHLRRHKLRKKATIIEGDKDDEEYVVVAQITAGDVVPLAPLVAAGGVDPREESLGHRFIVRRKDVNDLVSNNNEEDDYHLLRYSLGIPEGVIDLPPGKCLPLESNLVYVNGISFQKGCYVGQELTARTHHTGVIRKRLVTVYIDDDDDAVMLPAPDAPLTTDPGGGKSVGRMRGSAKGGKWGLALLRVNALVKEGRIYGTSQTSDRQVVVRMKTPKWWPPPL, from the coding sequence ATGTTTCCACTGCGGCGTTCGTTTATTCGGCTCAGAGGtcctgccgccgccgtcgtgaGAGGTTGTGAACTCACCAAATTATCTTCCCGAGCCGTTGTGCGCGTCACAGGGCCAGATTCGGCGTCTCTCTTGCAAGGACTAATAACAAATGATATTCatgtttcttcttcaccgTTCTACGCTCACTTTCTCAACGTTCAAGGTCGAATTCTTTACGACGCCTTGGTCTATCGATCGGCAGCAGCCGAAGCAGAAGCCGCCTATTGGATCGAGTCGGACGCAACGGTTCGAGATGAACTTGTGAAACATCTTCGAAGACACAAACTGCGAAAGAAAGCCACTATTATTGAAGGGGAtaaagatgacgaagaataCGTCGTCGTAGCCCAAATAACTGCCGGTGACGTTGTACCTTTGGCACCATTGGTTGCAGCAGGCGGAGTTGATCCACGCGAAGAGAGTCTTGGTCATCGGTTCATTGTACGAAGAAAGGACGTGAACGATCTCGTatctaataataatgaagaagacgactaTCATTTACTGAGATATTCATTAGGAATACCGGAAGGTGTCATTGATCTACCTCCGGGCAAATGTTTGCCACTCGAATCCAATTTAGTCTATGTAAACGGAATCAGTTTTCAAAAAGGTTGTTATGTTGGTCAAGAATTGACAGCAAGAACTCACCATACGGGAGTCATTCGAAAACGACTTGTCACTGTTTAtattgatgatgatgatgatgcagTGATGTTGCCTGCTCCTGATGCGCCACTGACGACTGATCCCGGCGGGGGAAAAAGTGTTGGGCGAATGAGAGGAAGTGCTAAAGGTGGCAAATGGGGTCTGGCTCTTTTGAGAGTCAATGCCCTTGTCAAAGAAGGAAGAATATATGGCACTAGCCAGACGTCTGATAGACAAGTAGTTGTGCGCATGAAAACGCCCAAATGGTGGCCTCCGCCTTTGTAG
- the LOC136197095 gene encoding uncharacterized protein isoform X1: MPNNLLSGVRPARMAMIVRFSPALCFFLFAFMRCTAAQENIEIPAIRVPSVPLIVHDPYLSIWSSSDNLTSTWTSHWTGKSQAIFSLIRVDGTTYRLIGPPCVTESDLDAFTQVGYPQVYPLRTIYTYEGAGVRLRLTFNTPKVAYDFDWFRPTTFVEFNMWSTDNRNHTVAIYFDVTSQLAVNSDNEPVESFRVTTPNNLIDLRIGTKQPQKVLDKAGDDVRINWGYAHLAFSPKGYYWTSDFVISGWIGNVIKSRNMFATSGLIPDTDEPATGQSACTNKEDDHVCDCDQKSDWPGMAAATEDILVTPSDTPSYYPKTWVYFLVAYDDSPASFSFFDETLEAYWRQGNREPNQPMTIVDLIDFMYPAYINFTYMTQSFDTMLVKNLIIAGGMDYAVLASLAYRQTLGASLSVWYDGKFGSKTSAQSFLFSKGCSNKGHTASVVDNFPAMPLYLYYNNDAISALLRPIFMFANNETYGDFLSKFPRNITYSESYCPHFLGEYPIAALQCWYDDNHCNPMPIEATADVLLMLAGASLSRLGAPPIVRDYFALLTQFAEYLVANGLDPVAQPSFDYPDGGVAHDANLAMKAIIAIGAYAKLCSIIGFKECESTYSKLASDYASKWMKMADDGDHYRLAYDQPGTWSLKYNLVWDQFLQTKLFPQEVYDKEIDEYQRHIEQFGWPLDSNQMISNLGWIGWIDAFVNDTVHYQLMAKLLQWVQETPQRVPLADSFDVVDGNQHKYQARAQVGGLFARLLLQNPPPIREPLRRFVAPWSKSKNDDE, encoded by the exons ATGCCAAATAA TTTGCTTAGTGGAGTACGTCCTGCGAGGATGGCGATGATCGTGCGGTTTTCGCCTGCACtctgcttctttctcttcgcttttaTGCGCTGCACTG CCGCTCAAGAAAACATTGAAATTCCGGCAATTCGCGTTCCGTCTGTCCCTCTCATCGTCCACGATCCCTACTTGTCCATCTGGTCTTCGAGCGACAATCTAACGTCGACGTGGACATCGCATTGGACGGGCAAAAGCCAGGcaattttctctcttatTCGAGTCGACGGAACGACCTATCGTCTCATCGGTCCACCGTGCGTCACCGAAAGCGATCTCGATGCCTTTACGCAGGTTGGCTATCCGCAAGTCTATCCTCTACGTACGATCTACACGTACGAAGGGGCGGgcgttcgtcttcgattGACTTTCAACACGCCAAAAGTCGCTTACGATTTCGACTGGTTTCGTCCGACGAcattcgtcgaattcaacATGTGGTCGACGGACAATCGTAATCACACGGTCGCCAtctattttgacgtcaccagtCAATTGGCTGTCAACTCTGACAACGAACCTGTAGAATCATTTCGAGTCACAACCCcaaataatttaattgatttgcGCATCGGAACGAAACAACCTCAAAAAGTTTTAGATAAAgctggcgatgacgtcagaatcaaTTGGGGTTACGCTCATTTGGCGTTCAGTCCCAAAGGTTATTATTGGACGTCTGATTTTGTCATAAGCGGTTGGATTGGAAATGTCATTAAGTCACGAAATATGTTTGCTACAAGTGGACTCATTCCTGACACAGACGAACCGGCAACCGGCCAATCGGCTTGCACAAATAAAGAAGACGATCACGTGTGCGATTGCGATCAGAAATCCGATTGGCCAGGAATGGCTGCAGCAACCGAAGACATTCTAGTGACGCCAAGCGACACCCCATCCTATTACCCAAAGACGTGGGTCTATTTTCTCGTTGCCTACGACGACTCTCCGGCGTCATTTTCATTCTTTGATGAAACCCTTGAAGCCTATTGGCGTCAGGGCAACCGAGAACCCAATCAACCAATGACAATTGTCGATCTCATTGACTTCATGTATCCGGCCTATATCAATTTTACTTATATGACCCAATCATTTGATACGATGCTCGTGAAAAATCTCATTATAGCCGGTGGCATGGATTACGCTGTCCTCGCTTCTCTCGCCTATCGTCAGACACTCGGAGCCAGTCTAAGTGTCTGGTATGACGGCAAATTTGGATCGAAAACAAGCGCTCAATCGTTTCTATTCAGCAAAGGATGCTCGAACAAGGGCCACACGGCGAGTGTCGTTGATAACTTTCCTGCCATGCCTCTCTATCTCTACTATAACAATGACGCCATAAGTGCCTTACTAAGACCGATTTTCATGTTTGCTAACAATGAAACGTacggcgattttctctcAAAATTTCCGCGCAACATCACCTACTCAGAGTCTTACTGTCCGCACTTTTTGGGCGAGTATCCCATAGCGGCACTTCAATGCTGGTACGACGATAATCATTGCAATCCCATGCCAATTGAAGCGACAGCCGACGTTCTCTTGATGTTAGCCGGCGCCTCTTTGTCTCGCTTGGGGGCACCACCAATCGTTCGAGATTACTTTGCTCTTCTGACACA atttGCTGAATATTTGGTTGCCAATGGTTTGGATCCGGTTGCTCAACCATCATTCGATTATCCTGATGGTGGCGTTGCTCATGACGCCAATTTGGCAATGAAGGCTATTATAGCCATTGGAGCGTATGCAAAACTTTGCTCAATTATTGGTTTTAAGGAATGTGAATCCACATACAGTAAA CTTGCTTCTGATTATGCTTCCAAGTGGATGAAAATGGCCGATGACGGAGATCACTATCGTCTCGCCTATGACCAGCCAGGCACGTGGTCTCTCAAATACAACCTCGTATGggatcaatttcttcaaacaaAGCTCTTTCCTCAAGAGGTCTACGATAAAGAGATTGACGAATATCAGCGTCACATTGAGCAATTTGGATGGCCATTGGACAGCAATCAGATGATATCCAATTTGGGCTGGATTGGCTGGATCGACGCTTTTGTCAACGACACTGTCCACTACCAATTGATGGCAAAATTGTTGCAATGGGTTCAAGAAACTCCGCAACGCGTTCCACTCGCCGATTCTTTTGACGTTGTCGATGGAAATCAACACAAATATCAAGCTCGAGCTCAAGTCGGTGGATTATTTGCTCGGCTTTTACTTCAAAATCCGCCGCCTATCAGAGAACCGCTACGTCGATTTGTGGCACCTTGGTCAAAATCCAAGAATGACGACGAGTGA
- the LOC136196693 gene encoding uncharacterized protein: MAASKELQSVQMPMGVITEPSRVSFDVPNATKHEWCKSRVPAKLSLRSSSSELETCKADRGLYFCTVTFTDDSGEERQKTSELFEVLPPNRMGKKSELDIWPKLQPGFQMKTFSAYSPSDIYASKDKGQRFANEYLASEVPAAVFQKEFCAFTDTPRLDEFTTNLVDDVATALVSNKLGDIIIHLRSLLAAYSFPNDAKPFVQGQFPVGGQPKESDSRLDQFAADLAIAISFQGMAFPIVFLEHKSDDKKPPQQLFWQGISYFSHIDSYLRQMEDVAVFCPRLLIGLTPTSLSAHAVAPAAAAGSKLGHSTIFREKKTVETARKVVHALLNSLSGIFQKCKFTTMPLLPQINSCKEIKSLEYTRALSDKAFEARAIISGSGGDSTAVVVKFVKESYPIGIHCQCAKEGYAPDVIAYEKRPLYTIVVMEKVEGETLAEFLEKGSAGTELQPQRIKRIVAELDRALWSLHSREYVHGDFRCTNIIVTQEGSVKIIDFDWACKESVESVYPIRLNANMRWPCAKGDQKLMLHDRYFLAGNKARLMKMLRRMEK, from the exons ATGGCGGCGTCAAAGGAGCTTCAATCGg TTCAAATGCCGATGGGCGTCATAACTGAGCCTAGCCGAGTGTCTTTTGACGTTCCAAATGCGACGAAGCATGAGTGGTGTAAAAGCCGAGTTCCAGCGAAACTCAGCCTACGAAGTTCCTCCTCGGAATTGGAAACGTGCAAAGCAGACCGAGGTCTTTACTTTTGCACCGTGACGTTTACGGATGATTCCGGCGAGGAACGGCAGAAGACGTCGGAGTTATTTGAAGTACTGCCGCCAAACCGTATGG GAAAGAAGAGTGAACTTGATATTTGGCCGAAATTGCAACCGGGATTTCAAATGAAG ACATTCAGCGCCTACAGTCCTTCAGACATTTACGCAAGCAAGGACAAGGGGCAACGTTTCGCCAACGAATATTTGGCCTCTGAAGTCCCAGCCGCTGTCTTTCAGAAGGAATTCTGCGCTTTCACTGACACTCCGCGTCTCGACGAATTCACCACAAACCTAGTTGATGACGTGGCTACCGCCCTCGTTAGCAACAAGCTTGGAGATATCATTATCCATTTACGAAGTCTCCTCGCAGCTTACAGCTTTCCGAACGACGCCAAGCCATTCGTTCAGGGGCAGTTTCCCGTCGGCGGACAAcccaaagaaagcgattccCGTCTCGACCAGTTTGCCGCCGACTTAGCCATTGCCATTTCATTCCAGGGAATGGCTTTCccaattgtttttttggagcacaaaagcgacgacaaaaagcCGCCCCAGCAGCTGTTTTGGCAAGGAATATCCTACTTCAGCCATATAGACAGTTATCTTCGCCAAATGGAGGATGTCGCTGTCTTTTGTCCCAGGCTGCTGATCGGTCTGACGCCTACATCCCTATCTGCCCACGCCGTGgctcctgctgctgctgctggctCGAAGTTGGGACACTCTACGATTTTCCGAGAAAAGAAGACTGTGGAGACGGCCCGAAAGGTCGTTCATGCTCTTCTCAATAGTCTGTCCGGAATATTTCAAAAGTGCAAATTCACAACCATG CCTTTGCTCCCGCAGATCAATTCCTGCAAGGAAATCAAGTCATTGGAATACACGCGAGCGCTGAGCGATAAGGCCTTCGAAGCGAGGGCAATCATAAGCGGAAGCGGAGGAGATTCCACTGCTGTGGTCGTCAAATTTGTGAAGGAAAGCTACCCCATCGGTATTCATTGCCAGTGCGCGAAAGAAGGCTACGctcctgacgtcattgcttACGAGAAAAGGCCGCTCTACACAATAGTCGTCATGGAGAAGGTGGAAGGGGAAACGCTCGCCGAGTTTCTTGAAAAGGGCAGCGCTGGCACAGAGCTGCAGCCTCAACGAATCAAGAGAATAGTGGCGGAGCTGGATCGCGCTCTCTGGTCTTTGCACAGCCGAGAGTACGTCCATGGCGACTTCCGTTGCACAAACATCATCGTCACTCAAGAAGGAAGTGTCAAGATCATCGATTTTGACTGGGCTTGCAAGGAATCCGTTGAAAGCGTCTATCCCATTCGCTTGAATGCGAACATGAGATGGCCATGCGCAAAAGGTGATCAGAAGCTGATGCTTCATGATCGCTATTTCTTGGCCGGAAATAAAGCTCGCCTGATGAAGATGCTGAGGAGAATGGAGAAGTGA
- the LOC136197124 gene encoding vacuolar protein-sorting-associated protein 36-like — translation MDRLSWVNEDLLPGEKSCIQQRGVRLYDGENKTSFDSGTVRLTSHRIVWDDEDQQGRTLALAHALVQSLSESSATLTKSAKIIVHLHAPPSQRDPGPFVTSTYSYIRLSFKKGGQAEFYDRYRQETAKRLWEVPIEAESSGKPGHSQPRTSRMRAGIVGIERNIAEKKRQTDKQLSQAFQDLDALMDKAKEMVTLADRFASKLEEKKGSITEDETVAFKAYLLSIGIANPVTRETHGSGSAYHKELSKQLAQFLLKPLEECNGVMTLADVYCRFNRARGMELLAPDDVFNACKMFESLRLPIKLTKFESGVLVVQLASHSESAYIKETGRLVEERGSMTSEELARLANISIVLAKERLHLAEEKNVLCRDDSVEGLRFYPNLFLTMVSN, via the exons ATGGATCGTCTCTCGTGGGTCAACGAAGACCTTTTACCAGGCGAAAAGTCGTGCATACAGCAGCGAGGAGTTCGCCTATACGATGGCGAAAACAAG ACATCATTCGATTCGGGCACAGTGCGACTGACAAGTCACAGAATCGTTtgggacgacgaagatcaGCAG GGTCGAACGCTCGCTTTGGCTCACGCTCTCGTTCAAAGTCTCTCCGAATCGTCAGCGACGTTAACGAAAAG CGCCAAAATTATCGTTCATTTGCACGCTCCACCAAGTCAACGCGATCCTGGCCCATTTGTCACAAGTACATATTCCTACATTCGTTTGTCTTTCAAAAAAGGTGGACAGGCAGAG TTCTATGACAGGTATCGGCAGGAAACGGCGAAACGCTTGTGGGAAGTTCCGATAGAGGCTGAATCATCAGGAAAACCCGGACACAGCCAGCCACGGACCAGTCGG ATGAGAGCTGGTATTGTTGGCATTGAGCGAAACATtgcggaaaagaagagacagaCTGATAAGCAATTGTCCCAG gcgtTTCAAGACCTCGATGCATTAATGGATAAG GCTAAAGAAATGGTGACGTTGGCAGACAgatttgcttcaaaacttgaagaaaagaagggtTCAATAACAGAGGACGAA ACTGTCGCTTTCAAAGCGTATCTTCTGAGCATTGGCATTGCCAACCCAGTTACAAGGGAAACACATGGTAGTGGCAGCGCCTACCACAAAGAATTGTCCAAGCAATTGGCTCAATTCTTACTAAAACCACTTGAA GAATGCAACGGTGTCATGACACTGGCTGATGTTTATTGCCGTTTCAATCGAGCCAGAGGAATGGAG CTTCTTGCACCCGATGATGTCTTTAATGCGTGCAAGATGTTTGAATCCCTTCGTCTTCCCATCAA ACTGACGAAATTTGAGAGCGGCGTTCTGGTCGTTCAACTTGCATCTCACAGCGAAAGTGCTTATATCAAGGAAACAGGTCGTCTAGTTGAAGAACGTggatcaatgacgtcagaagagCTTGCCAGATTGGCAAACATATCCATAGTATTGGCTAAAGAAAG ACTTCATTTAGCAGAGGAAAAGAACGTTCTCTGTCGCGATGACTCGGTCGAAGGCCTCCGCTTTTATCCCAATTTATTTCTTACAATGGTTTCTAATTAA
- the LOC136197141 gene encoding putative divalent cation/proton antiporter TMEM165, which yields MRSEGRRRLFLLVLSLGVSTCLAVEQKANENLSPNDANVQSLDDVDANSLSQWTLNYAVGFAHAFVASISVIIVSELGDKTFFIAAIMAMRHSRLVVFSGAIMALFLMTLLSVALGFATTVVPRLYTYYASTILFALFGVRMLREGWNMSPDEGQEELENVQAELKKKDEELQDSSQLFTTTPNGTDLETGVVKAKVFRRQSNRWCRFLSPIFLQALTMTFLAEWGDRSQIATIILAARENPLGVAFGGTLGHAICTSIAVVGGRLIAQRISVRTVTLIGGAVFLIFAATSLFFDPSS from the exons ATGCGATCGgaaggaagaagacgccTGTTTTTGCTCGTATTATCGTTGGGCGTCTCAACTtgtctcgccgtcgaacaGAAAGCGAATGAGAACTTGTCACCAAACGACGCAAACGTCCAA TcattggacgacgtcgacgcgaacaGTTTGAGCCAATGGACACTGAATTACGCCGTGGGATTTGCCCACGCCTTCGTCGCTTCCATCTCCGTCATCATCGTCTCCGAATTGGGTGACAAGACGTTTTTCATTGCTGCTATCATGGCCATGCGTCATtcgcgtctcgtcgtcttttctgGTGCCATAATGGCTCTCTTTCTTATGACTCTCCTTTCGGTTGCTCTCGGATTCGCGACGACCGTTGTACCGCGTCTTTATACCTATTACGCTTCGACTATTCTCTTTGCACTATTCGGCGTGCGAATGCTACGCGAAGGATGGAACATGTCGCCTGACGAGGGACAAGAAGAACTCGAAAATGTTCAAGccgaattgaaaaagaaagacgaagag TTGCAAGACTCGTCTCAATTGTTCACTACTACTCCTAATGGTACTGACTTGGAGACGGGTGTTGTAAAAGCCAAGGTCTTTCGTCGACAATCCAATCGCTggtgtcgttttctttcgcctATTTTTCTTCAAGCATTGACAATGACTTTTCTTGCTGAATGGGGAGACCGGTCACAAATTGCCACAATCATTTTAGCCGCTCGAGAG aatCCTCTTGGCGTAGCGTTTGGTGGCACTCTAGGCCATGCAATATGTACGTCAATTGCTGTTGTAGGTGGACGATTAATAGCCCAGAGAATATCAGTTCGAACAG TGACTCTTATTGGTGGAGccgtctttctcattttcgcTGCCacgtctcttttctttgatcCAAGCAGCTGA
- the LOC136197114 gene encoding p21-activated protein kinase-interacting protein 1-like: MSLRRLRDSSRHSTATAVNVAVGTYDGVVIRLKFEKQADGKVFFSKRSINQTHSGCVKSMAFSATGKYLATGGTDETISIYDMECEIDLGGLSQHGGSITCLEFYEDSFLISASDDGCIYLWKCVDSAAWECLSQLKGHRSTVNFLSIHPSGRLALSVGRDRTLRTWNLVTGKKAFVINLKRVSHCVKWTPKGNSFVAVHDTSIDIYSTETGHIRHRIESEVRLTALCFPTEGMLALADDCGNITLYDCATANKHATVKGHENRVKGLTVLDKHHMVSVSSDHEVKAWDVKELFCVCYMKLSVARPTCLAAATATVVAPKTAEETAETRVVATKPKSDKTKRLNRFISKRSVGIEQFLELKRNKGKWVGTRWERRERRPGRCELQQCTSGCC, from the exons ATGTCTCTACGGCGGCTGCGCGATTCTTCTCGccattcgacggcgacggcggtcAACGTTGCTGTGGGAACGTACGACGGTGTTGTAATAAGGctaaaatttgaaaaacaaGCAGATGGCAAG GTCTTCTTTAGCAAACGCTCTATCAACCAAACTCATTCTGGTTGCGTCAAATCGATGGCATTTTCTGCGACAGGAAAGTATCTTGCTACGGGTGGCACAGATGAGACGATTAG CATCTATGATATGGAATGTGAAATCGATCTCGGCGGTCTGAGTCAACACGGTGGATCGATCACGTGTCTCGAATTCTACGAGGATTCCTTTCTGATAAGTGCTAGTGACGATGGATGCATTTACCTGTGGAAGTGTGTCGATTCCGCTGCTTGGGAGTGTCTTTCTCAATTAAAAGGACACCGTTCCACTGTGAATTTTCTATCAATTCATCCGTCTGGTCGACTGGCACTGTCTGTTGGCAGAGATCGGACATTGAG AACGTGGAATCTTGTGACAGGCAAGAAAGCGTTTGTTATTAATCTCAAAAGAG TTTCACATTGCGTCAAGTGGACGCCCAAAGGAAATTCTTTTGTTGCCGTGCACGATACTTCAATTGACATCTATTCAACAGAA ACAGGACATATAAGGCATAGAATTGAGAGCGAAGTCAGATTAACGGCACTTTGCTTCCCTACG GAGGGAATGCTTGCTCTGGCTGATGACTGTGGGAATATAACCTTGTATGATTGCGCAACGGCAAATAAGCATGCGACAGTCAAAGGACATGAAAATCGAGTCAAAGGACTGACGGTTTTGGACAAACATCACATGGTATCAGTTTCATCTGATCACGAAGTTAAAGCGTGGGATGTCAAAGAG CTCTTTTGTGTGTGCTACATGAAGCTTTCGGTTGCCAGGCCAACTTGTcttgccgccgccaccgccaccgtcgTTGCGCCCAAAACGGCGGAGGAAACGGCAGAAACGAGAGTAGTTGCTACAAAACCCAAATCAG ACAAAACAAAGAGATTGAATCGATTCATTTCTAAGCGTTCAGTAGGCATTGAACAGTTCTTAGAACTGAAACGAAACAAAGGAAAATGGGTAGGCACGCGATGGGAGCGACGGGAGCGACGACCTGGACGGTGTGAGCTACAACAGTGTACAAGTGGATGTTGTTAA
- the LOC136197095 gene encoding uncharacterized protein isoform X2, protein MPNNGVRPARMAMIVRFSPALCFFLFAFMRCTAAQENIEIPAIRVPSVPLIVHDPYLSIWSSSDNLTSTWTSHWTGKSQAIFSLIRVDGTTYRLIGPPCVTESDLDAFTQVGYPQVYPLRTIYTYEGAGVRLRLTFNTPKVAYDFDWFRPTTFVEFNMWSTDNRNHTVAIYFDVTSQLAVNSDNEPVESFRVTTPNNLIDLRIGTKQPQKVLDKAGDDVRINWGYAHLAFSPKGYYWTSDFVISGWIGNVIKSRNMFATSGLIPDTDEPATGQSACTNKEDDHVCDCDQKSDWPGMAAATEDILVTPSDTPSYYPKTWVYFLVAYDDSPASFSFFDETLEAYWRQGNREPNQPMTIVDLIDFMYPAYINFTYMTQSFDTMLVKNLIIAGGMDYAVLASLAYRQTLGASLSVWYDGKFGSKTSAQSFLFSKGCSNKGHTASVVDNFPAMPLYLYYNNDAISALLRPIFMFANNETYGDFLSKFPRNITYSESYCPHFLGEYPIAALQCWYDDNHCNPMPIEATADVLLMLAGASLSRLGAPPIVRDYFALLTQFAEYLVANGLDPVAQPSFDYPDGGVAHDANLAMKAIIAIGAYAKLCSIIGFKECESTYSKLASDYASKWMKMADDGDHYRLAYDQPGTWSLKYNLVWDQFLQTKLFPQEVYDKEIDEYQRHIEQFGWPLDSNQMISNLGWIGWIDAFVNDTVHYQLMAKLLQWVQETPQRVPLADSFDVVDGNQHKYQARAQVGGLFARLLLQNPPPIREPLRRFVAPWSKSKNDDE, encoded by the exons ATGCCAAATAA TGGAGTACGTCCTGCGAGGATGGCGATGATCGTGCGGTTTTCGCCTGCACtctgcttctttctcttcgcttttaTGCGCTGCACTG CCGCTCAAGAAAACATTGAAATTCCGGCAATTCGCGTTCCGTCTGTCCCTCTCATCGTCCACGATCCCTACTTGTCCATCTGGTCTTCGAGCGACAATCTAACGTCGACGTGGACATCGCATTGGACGGGCAAAAGCCAGGcaattttctctcttatTCGAGTCGACGGAACGACCTATCGTCTCATCGGTCCACCGTGCGTCACCGAAAGCGATCTCGATGCCTTTACGCAGGTTGGCTATCCGCAAGTCTATCCTCTACGTACGATCTACACGTACGAAGGGGCGGgcgttcgtcttcgattGACTTTCAACACGCCAAAAGTCGCTTACGATTTCGACTGGTTTCGTCCGACGAcattcgtcgaattcaacATGTGGTCGACGGACAATCGTAATCACACGGTCGCCAtctattttgacgtcaccagtCAATTGGCTGTCAACTCTGACAACGAACCTGTAGAATCATTTCGAGTCACAACCCcaaataatttaattgatttgcGCATCGGAACGAAACAACCTCAAAAAGTTTTAGATAAAgctggcgatgacgtcagaatcaaTTGGGGTTACGCTCATTTGGCGTTCAGTCCCAAAGGTTATTATTGGACGTCTGATTTTGTCATAAGCGGTTGGATTGGAAATGTCATTAAGTCACGAAATATGTTTGCTACAAGTGGACTCATTCCTGACACAGACGAACCGGCAACCGGCCAATCGGCTTGCACAAATAAAGAAGACGATCACGTGTGCGATTGCGATCAGAAATCCGATTGGCCAGGAATGGCTGCAGCAACCGAAGACATTCTAGTGACGCCAAGCGACACCCCATCCTATTACCCAAAGACGTGGGTCTATTTTCTCGTTGCCTACGACGACTCTCCGGCGTCATTTTCATTCTTTGATGAAACCCTTGAAGCCTATTGGCGTCAGGGCAACCGAGAACCCAATCAACCAATGACAATTGTCGATCTCATTGACTTCATGTATCCGGCCTATATCAATTTTACTTATATGACCCAATCATTTGATACGATGCTCGTGAAAAATCTCATTATAGCCGGTGGCATGGATTACGCTGTCCTCGCTTCTCTCGCCTATCGTCAGACACTCGGAGCCAGTCTAAGTGTCTGGTATGACGGCAAATTTGGATCGAAAACAAGCGCTCAATCGTTTCTATTCAGCAAAGGATGCTCGAACAAGGGCCACACGGCGAGTGTCGTTGATAACTTTCCTGCCATGCCTCTCTATCTCTACTATAACAATGACGCCATAAGTGCCTTACTAAGACCGATTTTCATGTTTGCTAACAATGAAACGTacggcgattttctctcAAAATTTCCGCGCAACATCACCTACTCAGAGTCTTACTGTCCGCACTTTTTGGGCGAGTATCCCATAGCGGCACTTCAATGCTGGTACGACGATAATCATTGCAATCCCATGCCAATTGAAGCGACAGCCGACGTTCTCTTGATGTTAGCCGGCGCCTCTTTGTCTCGCTTGGGGGCACCACCAATCGTTCGAGATTACTTTGCTCTTCTGACACA atttGCTGAATATTTGGTTGCCAATGGTTTGGATCCGGTTGCTCAACCATCATTCGATTATCCTGATGGTGGCGTTGCTCATGACGCCAATTTGGCAATGAAGGCTATTATAGCCATTGGAGCGTATGCAAAACTTTGCTCAATTATTGGTTTTAAGGAATGTGAATCCACATACAGTAAA CTTGCTTCTGATTATGCTTCCAAGTGGATGAAAATGGCCGATGACGGAGATCACTATCGTCTCGCCTATGACCAGCCAGGCACGTGGTCTCTCAAATACAACCTCGTATGggatcaatttcttcaaacaaAGCTCTTTCCTCAAGAGGTCTACGATAAAGAGATTGACGAATATCAGCGTCACATTGAGCAATTTGGATGGCCATTGGACAGCAATCAGATGATATCCAATTTGGGCTGGATTGGCTGGATCGACGCTTTTGTCAACGACACTGTCCACTACCAATTGATGGCAAAATTGTTGCAATGGGTTCAAGAAACTCCGCAACGCGTTCCACTCGCCGATTCTTTTGACGTTGTCGATGGAAATCAACACAAATATCAAGCTCGAGCTCAAGTCGGTGGATTATTTGCTCGGCTTTTACTTCAAAATCCGCCGCCTATCAGAGAACCGCTACGTCGATTTGTGGCACCTTGGTCAAAATCCAAGAATGACGACGAGTGA